The following are encoded in a window of Pectinophora gossypiella chromosome 8, ilPecGoss1.1, whole genome shotgun sequence genomic DNA:
- the LOC126368841 gene encoding intraflagellar transport protein 140 homolog yields the protein MTLYTDTKLNFTDLNVVSTVGSWHPSLPLLAIGSFHQEKGGFVTIFQENGFALEGCEWPILLSNQVTALAWHPTRRLLVVGWDGGELYIWLEYSWARLEAPHSAALTTVAFSLGGGRLLASDASGSLSGWQSSSGAPLTSFHHQLGDVITHITFCPPQPSSESSIRGLARAAVAGDENALDALAAWRPRTTARMREGVQPDNHCCYAAQDNGVILYIDHSGSCTEVLNAPGNVIFIGIISNIYLLIAWESGGALSLTRFLTCDDGAVQTDTHVRMTARNGQCIVLAGNYYVSVITGDNLIRVWDSETGDNDVLPNEKEEIAPGDSFTSISYCNLSDTLCCGTSQGNLYLWRRDHRNNWKLISSTSIKGTVKEVSWGSEGLMNPLLHVNCITSAYILREQPVCWGYSPNVCMVQKSANEVAITNKNNQTSTINSTITVRAFTYKDQYVALGDGKEVQIWMCSKDNDIKFSLVRSFMWKTDVLIIYNDVLVGVVTPHVECYSITGNSLGILPSTEGEGEAIGVTNTNKFVVIATMDGTLKLAEITKKGLRMPYPPKNCYQMIEDFGEVMRASVNCTGRYICLSIANAGLAPDPRLYLWDVANDVITNTLLSESSTPPYQSVPIAIIWDNNDPRIVAVHMRSVDFDRVHLFFCHEGNLYEYKNWCSSAEEYFTSDFMLCALYSPYIVILSQQSIKKIMMNEFKDCSDHEPATIRQVLDFLYYMTTGYLEKAVVVGTNISGGKGSVIWDSLAKECVARKRPDVGAICLGKMGNIKGALMMRKVMNDDDMNDICKVAVLAVNIGMTDEAEVLFREGQRPDLITRLISAKEGGLNEISSGAHDGENVLLIKSAQHKLAKVLWANGETGPSLKLFESAGTLVPHVPRMLIAQGQAPALAQYVANSNDSNLITWWGHYMESIGDLEGALEAYARANDFGEQTRLLCHMNRIDEAEKVCQKNRAAMYQMARYLEMQPDKTENSVKLYIKCGAVTSAIRVAAEATAWNLVWRAGSTSATHALHAASILENNGQNEQAIALYQKAGKPHLALKLAINCGDTNAMVAAVESLGDRVDPEQAHTLAAHLRKADHHSHAAALLAAAGKYEEALDIVEQSSTPLSEELSERLAAPAGTSGRDALLRRLADVLGGRGLYHQAAKRLAHAGDKAGAMRWLMRSGDADRIATFAAATRDRAAQLMAADYLRRRADWRSRPDLTRHIMHFYTRAKAYNKLAAFYAECAKMEADEYNNYDKALEALKEATRCLSKSSDPETGAQTLALQEQCSLVKRFLDVKKTLESGDINAGVTSGQQLLRAISGRSGLVTEEKVLRLLIELAPSHPDAMRFEQQLRGLQQQPTDEEQSADSPEQSIEEVI from the exons ATGACTTTATATACAGACACCAAACTTAATTTTACTGACTTAAATGTTGTATCTACAGTGGGATCATGGCACCCTTCCTTACCGCTTCTTGCTATAGGCTCGTTCCACCAGGAAAAGGGAGGATTTGTTACTATTTTCCAAGAAAAT GGTTTCGCTTTGGAAGGCTGTGAATGGCCTATCTTGTTATCAAACCAAGTTACAGCTTTAGCTTGGCATCCAACCAGGAGATTACTAGTCGTTGGATGGGATGGTGGTGAACTTTATATATGGTTGGAGTATTCATGGGCCCGCTTGGAAGCCCCTCACAGTGCAGCCTTAACAACTGTGGCTTTCAGTCTTGGAGGAGGCAGACTATTGGCATCAGATGCCTCTGGTTCACTATCTGGTTGGCAATCTAGTTCTGGCGCGCCGTTAACATCCTTCCACCATCAACTTGGTGACGTCATTACACACATAACATTCTGCCCTCCACAACCAAGCAGTGAGTCTTCTATCAGAGGTTTAGCGCGAGCTGCTGTGGCTGGCGACGAAAATGCTCTAGATGCTTTAGCTGCTTGGAGACCTCGCACAACAGCCAGAATGAGGGAGGGAGTCCAGCCAGACAACCATTGCTGCTATGCTGCTCAAGATAATGGAGTCATCTTATATATTGATCATTCTGGGTCTTGCACAGAAGTTCTAAACGCCCCaggaaatgttatatttataggAATAATAAGCaatatctatctcctaatagcTTGGGAATCCggtggagctctcagtttgacAAGGTTTTTAACATGTGATGATGGAGCTGTACAGACAGACACTCATGTAAGAATGACTGCTAGGAATGGGCAGTGTATTGTACTTGCTGGCAATTACTATGTATCTGTTATAACGGGAGATAACTTGATAAGAGTATGGGACAGTGAAACTGGGGACAATGATGTGTTGCCTaatgaaaaagaagaaattgCCCCAGGGGACAGTTTCACAAGTATTAGCTATTGTAATTTGAGTGATACTCTGTGCTGTGGAACATCTCAAGGAAATTTGTACCTTTGGAGACGAGATCATAGAAATAACTGGAAACTAATAAGCAGCACTTCTATCAAAGGCACTGTGAAAGAGGTCAGTTGGGGATCTGAAGGGCTAATGAATCCTTTACTTCATGTCAATTGTATAACAAGTGCTTACATTCTTCGAGAGCAGCCTGTCTGTTGGGGATACTCGCCAAATGTATGTATGGTGCAGAAATCAGCCAATGAAGTTGCTATAACCAATAAGAATAATCAGACATCAACCATAAACTCTACTATAACAGTGAGAGCTTTTACTTACAAAGATCAGTATGTGGCATTAGGAGATGGAAAGGAAGTACAG ATTTGGATGTGTAGTAAAGATAATGATATAAAATTTTCCCTAGTGCGATCTTTTATGTGGAAAACAGATGTTCTTATTATCTACAATGATGTACTTGTAGGTGTGGTTACTCCTCATGTTGAATGTTATAGTATTACTGGAAACAGCTTAGGAATTTTACCCAGTACTGAGGGGGAGGGCGAAGCCATAGGAGTCACAAATACTAATAAATTTGTTGTCATTGCCACTATGGATGGCACTCTAAAGTTAGCTGAAATAACCAAGAAAGGTCTTCGAATGCCATATCCTCCCAAAAATTGTTACCAAATGATTGAAGACTTCGGCGAGGTAATGAGGGCTTCAGTCAACTGCACAGGTCGTTATATTTGCCTTAGCATTGCCAATGCTGGTTTGGCACCAGACCCCAGGCTCTATTTGTGGGATGTAGCCAATGACGTCATCACAAACACGTTGCTTTCGGAGAGCTCAACACCACCTTATCAAAGTGTGCCAATAGCAATAATTTGGGACAACAACGATCCTAGAATTGTCGCTGTTCATATGCGCTCAGTAGACTTCGACCGAGTCCACTTGTTTTTCTGTCATGAAGGAAATCTGTATGAATATAAAAACTGGTGTTCATCTGCTGAAGAGTATTTCACGTCTGACTTCATGTTGTGCGCTCTCTATTCGCCTTACATCGTTATACTTTCACAACAAAGcataaagaaaataatgatgAATGAATTCAAAGACTGCAGTGATCACGAACCTGCTACCATCCGTCAAGTGCTAGATTTCTTATACTATATGACTACAGGATATTTGGAAAAAGCTGTAGTAGTTGGGACTAACATTTCCGGTGGAAAGGGGTCGGTTATTTGGGACAGTTTGGCTAAAGAATGTGTCGCTAGAAAAAGGCCTGACGTAGGAGCAATATGCCTCGGGAAAATGGGCAACATCAAAGGTGCTTTGATGATGCGCAAAGTTATGAATGATGACGATATGAACGATATTTGTAAAGTTGCTGTGCTTGCAGTCAATATAGGAATGACTGATGAAGCTGAAGTGCTGTTTCGAGAGGGCCAAAGACCAGATTTGATCACCCGCCTAATATCAGCGAAGGAGGGTGGACTGAACGAAATCTCTTCAGGGGCGCATGATGGCGAAAACGTCTTGCTTATAAAGAGTGCTCAGCACAAGCTGGCTAAAGTTCTTTGGGCGAATGGAGAAACAGGACCTTCTTTGAAATTATTCGAGAGTGCCGGTACTCTTGTGCCTCACGTTCCTCGGATGTTGATAGCACAAGGACAGGCGCCTGCTTTAGCCCAATACGTTGCTAATTCTAATGACTCTAATCTGATAACATGGTGGGGTCATTATATGGAAAGTATAGGTGATTTGGAAGGGGCTTTGGAGGCATACGCTCGGGCTAATGACTTTGGTGAACAAACGAGGCTGTTGTGCCATATGAACAGGATCGATGAAGCTGAGAAAGTATGCCAGAAGAATCGCGCAGCTATGTATCAGATGGCGCGCTACTTGGAAATGCAGCCAGATAAAACTGAAAACTCTGTGAAG CTGTATATAAAATGCGGTGCTGTGACGTCAGCAATCCGAGTGGCCGCCGAAGCTACAGCATGGAACCTTGTGTGGCGAGCTGGCTCCACGTCTGCTACTCATGCTTTGCATGCTGCTTCTATACTTGAGAACAACGGCCAAAATGAACAGGCCATTGCGCTATATCAGAAAGCAG GCAAACCTCACTTAGCTCTGAAGTTAGCCATCAACTGCGGCGACACCAACGCGATGGTAGCCGCGGTGGAGTCTCTTGGCGACCGGGTGGATCCTGAGCAAGCGCACACCCTCGCCGCTCATTTGAGAAAAGCAGATCATCATTCACACGCGGCGGCATTGTTGGCCGCAGCTGGGAAG TACGAAGAAGCTCTGGACATAGTAGAACAATCGTCAACGCCGTTGTCTGAGGAACTGAGTGAGCGGCTGGCCGCGCCGGCGGGGACGTCGGGGCGTGACGCGTTATTGCGTCGACTAGCCGATGTGCTGGGGGGCCGGGGGCTGTACCACCAAGCGGCTAAGCGCCTGGCACATGCTGGAGATAAG GCTGGTGCAATGCGCTGGTTGATGCGATCAGGCGACGCGGACAGAATCGCAACCTTTGCAGCCGCGACGCGTGACCGGGCGGCTCAACTGATGGCAGCAGACTATCTTAGAAGACGCGCGGATTGGCGCTCCAGGCCTGACCTTACTAGACATATCATGCACTTCTATACGAGGGCTAAAGCGTATAACAAACTCGCCGCTTTCTACGCGGAGTGCGCCAAGATGGAAGCTGATGAGTATAAT AATTACGACAAGGCGTTGGAAGCTCTCAAAGAGGCGACTAGGTGTCTTTCTAAATCATCAGATCCAGAGACAG GAGCTCAAACATTGGCACTACAAGAACAATGTTCTCTTGTGAAACGATTCTTGGATGTGAAAAAGACATTAGAATCTGGAGATATAAATGCAG GTGTAACAAGCGGGCAGCAACTGTTACGAGCCATAAGTGGTCGCTCTGGACTGGTCACAGAGGAAAAAGTTCTCAGATTGCTTATAGAACTAGCTCCAAGCCACCCAGATGCAATGA GATTCGAGCAACAACTAAGAGGCTTGCAACAGCAACCAACTGACGAAGAGCAGTCTGCTGATTCACCAGAACAAAGTATTGAAGAAGTTATCTAA